Genomic DNA from Panthera uncia isolate 11264 unplaced genomic scaffold, Puncia_PCG_1.0 HiC_scaffold_202, whole genome shotgun sequence:
AAGTCTATTTTTATTGCTGTGGATGTCTGCCAATCTCAGAACAGAATTCTGAGACCTATGAGGGGCAGAAAAATTGTTGGTATACATAATAATGccaaagaaaagatatttgcagtattatttataatatttgttgTATTAAAGAACACATCTTGTGGAAAGAATAAGCTCGTTATAAGCACTTGTTCTCAGTTGTGAAATACGAAAGTAATtagaaataattcttttattctttaactaGACTTAATGTTTTACAGCACATGTAGTTGGTACCATAAGAGATTAGAAATAATGAACtgtattgaaaatgttttaatttctaaatatcagATTAAATTCATGCTGTCTTAAAATAGTATTATTACTTGTTATTCAAGTAATATACAAGTACAAATTTAAGTACtatgaaggagaagaagagagcagAAACCTAGCATGTCTTGTTTGCGGTTTTCCGAATAATAGagcagttcctggcacatggtaagggctcaataaatatttggagaatGAATAAACTGTACTTACTACCATgtgcaaaaggaaaagaaataatggaattttATGCCAGTACTTCAGATAGTTCATACCTAGGGTTGCCAAATTTCAGATTCTTTAAATTGTACTTGACGATTATTGGATATTTTGAAGGCCTTGCTATAATTGCTGAGTCAAGAAGTCAGAACCATGATGGAATTTGCATTAGTTGAATGGGGTATCTAAGTTTCATGGGAAGAAAATTGTCTCCTCTTACACACTTTTGCTTTGATTTTACAGCTATGTTTTTATTCACTCAACATGTTAGTCCTTTATTCACCAAATACTGCCTGAGCACctttgccaagcactgtgctaggttctAAAGATATGAAGGTGACTAGgtatagtccctgccctcaaagagtttACATTCTTCCAGGGAGACAGGTAGTTCCAGTATAATGTGCCCATTTCTAATATTGCTGTTCTCTAGatgttttgtatatattcaaTATTGGTTGTTGTTGCttagcacaaagaaaaaaaataacctaaccttttttaaagtttttcttcattcttggAAAATTATTAGGACCTCCacataaaaagaatggaattatGCTAATAAAAATGTGTACTTTGAACTCTCCATACATtctactagaattttttttcatgcaaatctaaattttttttcttccattttctagaCTAAATGTGTTAAATGGGCTTGCCAACAATATGGATGATTTGAAGATAAACACCGATATTACTGGTGCTAAAGAAGAACTCCTAGATAACAACAGTTTTATCTCAGACAAAGAGAGTGGAGTTCATAAACCAAAAGATTGTCAGAcatcatttcagaaaaataatacacTCACTCTGCCTGAAGAACTGTCAAAGGACAAATCTGAAAAAGCCTTAAGTGGAGGCCAGTCTACTCTATTTATACATGCTGGTGCTCCTACTGTTTCTAGTGAAAACTTTATCTTGCCTAAAGGAGCTGCTGTTAATGGACCAGTTTCACACTCCTCCttagctaagacttccagtatgaATAAAGGCAGTGTTTCATTAACCACTGGACAACCTGTGGATCAGCCAACAACAGAATCTTGTTCAGCTTTGAAGGTGGCACCTGATCTTCAGCTATCTACACCACAGAAAGCAAATCAAcaccaagttttatttttgttatcagATGTAGCACATGCTAAGAATCCAACCCATTCCATTAAAAAACTACCTACCTCTGCTTCCGTTGGTTGTGACATTCAGAATTCAGTAGGGAGTAGTATAAAGTCAGATAGCACTTTAATAAACCAAGTAGAGGTGGGTGAGGATAGTGATGATTTATTGGTAAAAGATGATTGTGTCGATACATTAACAGGAATCTCCTCAGGTACAGATGAATTTAGGTCAGAAAATGAGACAAACTGGGATCCCCAAAAAGAGTTCATTCAGTTTCTTATGACTAATGAAGACACAGCGGATAAAGCTCCAGTTCACTCCAAAGTAGgtctagaaaaaaagagaaagcggAAAATGGATGTAAGCAAGATAACTCGTTACACTGAAGATTGCTTTAGTGATTCAAATTGTGTACCCAATAAGTCAAAAATGCTAGACGTAGACTTTCTAGAACAGAATGAAGAACTACAAGCAATAGACTCACAGAAATATGCATTATCAAAAGTGAAGCCTGAATCAACTGATGAAGACTTGGAATCTGTGGATGCTTTTCAGCATCTAATTTATAACCCAGATAAGTGTGGCGAAGACAGTTCACCCGTTCATACTAGCACTTTTCTTTCTAataccttaaaaaagaaatgtgaagaaagtGATTCCGAGTCACCTGCTACTTTCAGCACCGAAGAGCCATCATTTTACCCCTGTACAAAGTGCAATGTGAATTTTAGGGAGAAGAAGCACCTCCACAGGCATATGATGTATCATTTAGATGGGAATAGCCACTTTCGTCATCTTAACGTCCCAAGGCCATATGCTTGTAGAGAATGTGGACGGACATTTCGAGATCGTAACTCACTTCTAAAGCATATGATTATTCaccaagaaagaagacagaagctGATGGAGGAAATTCGCGAATTGAAAGAACTTCAGGATGAAGGAAGAAGTGCACGATTACAGTGCCCTCAGTGTGTGTTTGGTACCAATTGCCCTAAAACATTTGTGCAGCATGCTAAAACCcatgaaaaagataaaaggtaCTACTGCTGTGAAGAGTGTAACTTCATGGCAGTGACAGAAAATGAATTAGAATGCCATCGAGGCATTGCCCATGGAGCGGTGGTAAAATGCCCTATTGTCAGTTCTGATATAGCCCAGAGAAAAACGCAAAAAAAGACTTTCATGAAAGACTCTGTTATAGGATCATCCAAAAAATCAGCTACCTACATATGTAAGATGTGTCCTTTTACGACTTCAGccagaagtattttaaaaaaacacatggagTACTTGCATTCATCATCATGTGTTGATTCATATGGTAGTCCACTTGGActtgataaaagaaaaagtgacattCTTGAAGAACCTATAGATATTGATAGCACTAAACCATTAATTAAACAACAGTCAACCACATTTCCAAAGAACTCTGCTTTAAAACAAGATGTAAAGCGAACATTTGGATCATCCTCACAATCaagtaatttttccaaattcCATAAGCGTCCACACAGAGTACAAAAAGCTCGGAAAAGCATTGCCCAGTCAGGTGTAAATGTGTGCAATCAAAACAATTCTCACAAGACTGTTATGATTAAAAGCAGCACTGACCAAAAACCTAAGTATTTCCAtcaagcagcaaaagaaaaatctaatgCCAAGGCGAATAGCAACTATTTATATAGACACAAATATGAAAACTACAGAATGATCAAAAAATCAGGTGAATCATATCCTCtacatttcaaaaaagaagaagccaGTTCACTAAACTCTTTACATCTGTTCTCATCATCAAGTAATTCTCACAACAATAGTTTTATTTCAGACCCTCAAAACTCTGACACGAAAAGGCCAGAAAGCTTCAGAGAACACAGGCGTGTAGCTGTAAAGAGAGTAGTTAAGGAATCCAAGAAGGAAAGTTCTGTTGGAGGAGAAGACTTGGATAGCTATCCAGATTTCTTGCATAAAATGACTGTTGTTGTTTTGCAAAAACTTAATTCTGCTGAAAAGAAAGATAGCTATGAAACAGAAGATGAAAGTTCCTGGGATAATGTTGAGCTAGGTGACTACACTACACAGGCCATAGAAGATGAAACCTATAATGATATTAATCAAGAACATGTAAACTTATTCCCGCTTTTTAAAAGCAAGGTAGAAGGTCAAGAGCCTGGAGAAAATGCTACCCTTAGTTATGACCAAAATGATGGCTTTTATTTTGAATACTATGAAGATGCTGGAACTAATAACTTTTTGCATGAGATACATGATCCTCAGCATTTAGAAAACGCAGAAACTTCATTGTCAAAGCATAGTTCTGTTTTTCACTGGACTGATCTGTCTCTTGAGAAGAAATCATGTCCTTACTGCCCAGCAACATTTGAAACAGGTGTTGGGTTATCAAATCATGTTCGAGGACATCTTCACAGAGCTGGATTAAGCTATGAAGCCCGTCATGTTGTATCACCGGAACAAATAGCCACAAGCGACAAAATGCAACATTTCAAAAGAACTGGCACAGGGACACCTGTTAAGCGAGTTAGAAAAGGTAAGTTTCCACGTGGATAATTTGGGTTACTATGTCTATTCAGATTGAAAGAATTTGAAGGTTTTGTTCAAATTTGGTCTttattagaataaagaaaaaataattttatttttcagagttaaTTGGCTTTAAGATGATCACTTTACAAAAAATTCTGATGttactcttaaaaaatttttttttagctatagAGAAGTCTGAAACCACTTCTGAACACACTTGTCAGCTCTGTGGTGGTTGGTTTGATACTAAAATTGGATTATCGAATCATGTTAGAGGCCATCTGAAAAGACTTGGAAAGACCAAATGGGATGCTCATAAATCTCCAATCTGTGTTTTGAATGAAATgatgcaaaatgaagaaaaatatgaaaaaatcttaaaagcattgAACAGTCGTCGTATTATTCCCAGACCATTTGTAGCTCAAAAACTTGCATCAAGTGATGactttctatctcaaaatgtTATACCTCTTGAAGCATACCGTAATGGCCTAAAGACTGAAGCTTTATCAGTGTCTGCGTCAGAAGAGGAAGGGCTGAGTTTCTTAAATGAATATGATGAAACAAAACCAGAACTGCCCAGTGGAAAAAAGAATCAGTCTCTTACACTGATAgaactgcttaaaaataaaaggatgggagaagaaaggaattcTGCTATTTCTCCTCAAAAAATTCATAATCAAACTGCAAGAAAGAGATTTGTTCAGAAGTGTGTTCTTCCATTAAGTGAAGACAGCCCGTTGATGTATCAGCCACAAAGAATGGACTTGACTATGCACTCAGGTAAGAGGATGTTTATGACTATTGTGTATAATTTAAACAGTTTAATTATGCTTACTTTTATGGAATATTTGTAGGAAATACTTCTTAGAATGTTTTTACTTAAGCTGCTTTTTTTGCAGAGCAGAGATTGGTTATACTGTCATTTCTATATAAATCATCAGTTGATGCTCATCAGCACTgaatctctgtgcctcatttcttGGTCAGAATGTAAGgtgagaacaaaaaacaaaaaaaaaaccaaaaagctgatctgtaaaaataaaatctgctatGGCTGGGGAATGGTCCTATGGATGGGAGGTTGACGTTGTTCAGAAGCATAGCATTACTGGAATGGCATACCTGTTCTCTATTTGCCAGTGCTCCAAGATGATAATGGTCTCAAGATTTAGCTATTGGTTTTCCTTCTGCTTaggtcaaacaaacaaacaaaaataggctCTTTAAACTGAATGGATTGGTGTCTGTTGTGTGTTGTGATTAACCCAAAGAAACTTCTCCTTCTCCAGTTCCTCGTTGTATTGTGGGATAGTTCGGTTTTGGAGAACTGTTGTgagtataaaatatttgtttgggGCTTTGCAGCGGTGGtctaatggaacagaacagatgTTGAGGTTAGTGCTTGTGCACcaatagtttttccttttcaaaagaaCAGTTTGTATTGGCAAATGATGTAGCAGATGAAATAGCCTAACTATATTTGTTATTGCTAAGTCTGGTTTATACTTTTagattagaaaaattttaagtgtctTTGTCGGTTTCTTTTGGAGGTTAAGAATGTCGATGATTGATTAACTTTGTGGTCTAGCCCTGAGTTGAACGTGTCTGAGGTAAAAGTAACTGGTCAGTGGGTTAATAATGAATACAATTACTATAATGTTGATTTGTTTACTTGGGACAGCCCAGATATTTGTTTGCAGTTTTGATTTAAGGAAAGATTACCTTGTGTTGTAAGTGGTCTGAAAAATGGTCCTGTATGAATTTCTGGTTAATACGGTTCTTTTGTACGAAGAGAGTCTTTCAAAGtcaaattttgaacatttttcagaagaagaaaatgtaagaaaggtGTGTCAGCTGTGTTGACTGAGGTGTAGTACACTGGAGAGATGGAAACCGTATTTGTGGCTATCATAGCTCGTGTTGAAGAAACCAACTGAAACGAGTTGGGGGAGTGAGAATTGTCTTAGAAGTTAGGAGTTTCTTATTGTTTTcaacatgttttctttcctgtgatgATTAAGATGTTAGCTTGTTGATCATTTATTTAGCACAAAGATTTTAGCAAAAAACTTCAAATCATTAACTTTCATTATTGATTGCGCATTCAGAGTAATGAACATAAAATGCCCTGAATAAAATGTTGTGTCTAACAGCTGCTCAGTGGTGTGTTTTACCACCTTTTCTCCCAGCCTTCATCAGAAAGCCTAATTTAGTATTGAGCCTTTTACGGTTTTGTGGGTAAAACACTTTAATTACCACTTTGTCAACTAgactttttaattctttgtattGGTAAGTTGCAAGCTTTGAAACTTCTCAACTGAACAGTGCTCTTCAAATCACAGGATTGTATTTTAGGTTTAGGAAATGATCTGCGTAACACAGAAATCTGCAAGAAAGTGATAATAGGTGTTAAATCCAGAGGAGCTTAGAGGTTCAAGGCACTCCTCTTCCACCTTTCCAAAGAGCATGGGTTGGCTCTAAATACTAACTACAAACTAATAACATTTAACttaaccccccccacccccgctccttATTTTAAGTTAAGCTAATTCAATGAACGTTTTTTAAACCATCTTTATTGTGGTACTTTTCTTCACGCTTTTAGCTaagaaaatttcactttttgaagTGAGAACTGGattatagttttcttttgaaTGATAGGTATGCCTGTGAAGCTTAGAACATGTGTGCATTGCAATACGACGTTTACAAGTGCTGTTAGCCTGTCCAACCACTTACGCGCTTATGCACGAAAGAAGAGTGCTGGACTTTTGACTGGTACAGGTATGTTTGAACAGATAACACAGCAAGTCTGCTTGattcagtacattttttttcccaccagaCTGGTGCTAATTCAGATGATATTTATAGCTTTCTTTGGTAAGCACAGTTGAGTCTGAATATACATTAAATTTCAGCAACTTGTAAACTGTTAGATATCATTTTAAGCaagttcttctttttcatttggctTCTATTGACTtgatttgggaaaaataaataaataacccaatagAAGTGTGGGACTTTTGAGTCTGCCTAATtcccattgatttttaaattacactattttttgatttttaaatttatttttgtgagtagATTCCAGTAAGGCAACCTCTCTTTAGTAAAAAGGATTGTAGTTCTAGCCTAACGAAATGctttattaggaaagaaaattattgtgAAATTTCAAATATGTACCTTAAAACTAAGCAAAACTAAGGAGTTTTCATTAGTCTGTAGATGACATCTTTAAAGGGATAAGCCTTAAAAATGGCCCATGTTGACAActgaatagatttttcttttaatactccTAAACTACGTTTAGGATTAATAAATACAGCCAACACATAAATCTCAACATGCacatttctgtgttatttttggTTGGTTAGCCCAGCCTTGCAGATACTCTTCATATTGCCAGCCTGTGAAAAATTGTATTAGCTTACTCATATGTAATACTGCTTCTTACCCTACAAAAAGCCTTGCTCTTTTCATTTGTAGCCTTTCAAGCTACCCTGCTTTAGCAAATCCCATTTCTCTCATGTCTTAAAATACActcttttctaaatatatctacATAAATCCTTTTGCCTAAAActctccttccagtctttttatttctcttgctcttttagATCACTGCCTTCTGCTTCCTTCTAGTTGCTGTTTTCCCAACTTTTTTGTTCTTCCTCATGTCTTCCCTTGGCTTACATCCAATATGTTCTTGCTACCAAAGAAACACTTGTATTCATACTAatgtctttcttctgcttctttgctttatCCTTTGACTTGATATACAAATGACCAGGGATGACTGTTGACTGCATTAAAAGAATAGAGTGAGTTTTACTTTACTGGATTAGTAACCTCCTACTGTGAGGTTTTAGGTTTTATAATATTACTCCTACCTTCATCAGGCTTGAAAGGGGATTGCAGACATTagaggcagggaggcagtgaAAATAAAAGACTGTAGAAACAGAACTTCACAGTTATTGCTACCACAGTTACTGACTTTCACTGtacacttactatgtgtcaggctctgtgctgtgcagcCGAATTGCGTAACATTTAACCTTCACACCGCCATATGAGTTGTAGGTGCAATAATTCTCTCAGTTTTACAGAACACTAGGTCTTAGACAAGTCAAGACTTAAGGTTAAGTTACCCAGATTTATGTAGTTATTAATAGCAGAGTGGAAAAATCAAGGATTTCTtatcctagacttttgtttttaatcacgATGGTCTGCCACATACAGAACAAAAGCAGTTGAAAATCCTAAAAGAGGTTAGGTTTAAAGTGGGGAGCATTCTGGTGAAGACTGAATAAATGAGTCTTACAAAGAGCAAGGACCCAAGAAACAGGCCTGGATTAGATTTTcgaggactttaaaaaatatttcagtctgACAATTCAGACAGATAATTGCAAATATTCAGTGAGGCGCATCTCTCCAGTACAGGTTTTGTAGgccattaaaaaatgcttttattccgtctgaaaatcttttaaaacatagtATTAATTCTTTATAAATAACTGATTGTAGCCCTCCACTGACCAGGGGTGCATTCTAATGAACACTTTATTGTCTAAACAAtttcattattaaagaaaaagttaatataGGATGAATGGGGATAGATTTCTTTggtcatcaagaaaaaaagagaacattactttttaaatatcattaaatactAACCAAAATGTCAGAagagttagaaaataaaaggtgTGTGTTTGGCAGTCCTAaggcaaagagaagggaaattaAAAGCTGAAGAAAGTCTTAGGGTGGTATTTTCCACAGCACATAACcacttttaacaaaaataaaaaactcatgcACCTTTTCTTAGAAATTCTGAAACATCCCCCCTCGTTTTTGAAAGCTTCTTGACCAGTAGAGCTACACAGAAGATGTCTTTGCTGCTTGCTCATGCCAactacaaagttttttttaataagctttcttattttttgttttccaaatgaaacattctgtattatatttataaagtccacatgcctgttttcttcctctgtatcAGTTGCAGTGGTGTAAGTCAGTGGTCCCAACCTGTAGTTTCCGGAGGGTTCCACCAGGTTATTGTAAGAGATTCATCAGTTCATACGAGTAACAAgcattatttctcaaaaataagtaaatgttgtTTTGATGGAAAAAGTacagaaacatttgaaaaaatcttTACCTTAATCTAAGTATATCACAAGACTGAAGcaatgtaaaaggaaaataggTAGGACTAAAGCCTCCATAAGAATGTCTGGGACCCATGTTCTTAATTCAAGTAGTCTTCATTCATgtggattttatttatgtgacCTACTCTTGAAGAAAAAGCTTAGGTATCCCTACAGTATGCTAAAGGCCGGCTTGGTTATGATAAACCCCAAATAAACCCCAAAGCTTCCTTAGAAGACACCGGCTCCTGGCCTCTTCTGTGGGAACTAGTGGTCTTTGGAGGGAGAGAAATATTCTAGCTAGCCTGAATAGACCCAAAAGAATGCTTCTCTACTTCCCCAAATAGCTGTCTTATGAAAGCTGTGGACCCCATCCCAGAAACATGCACTTATTTCATCCACAGATAaaaagttttctatatatttctgtatttaggTATATCCCCTAAAGGTTATCATCTGTGGACAC
This window encodes:
- the LOC125917567 gene encoding zinc finger protein 644, yielding MDDLKINTDITGAKEELLDNNSFISDKESGVHKPKDCQTSFQKNNTLTLPEELSKDKSEKALSGGQSTLFIHAGAPTVSSENFILPKGAAVNGPVSHSSLAKTSSMNKGSVSLTTGQPVDQPTTESCSALKVAPDLQLSTPQKANQHQVLFLLSDVAHAKNPTHSIKKLPTSASVGCDIQNSVGSSIKSDSTLINQVEVGEDSDDLLVKDDCVDTLTGISSGTDEFRSENETNWDPQKEFIQFLMTNEDTADKAPVHSKVGLEKKRKRKMDVSKITRYTEDCFSDSNCVPNKSKMLDVDFLEQNEELQAIDSQKYALSKVKPESTDEDLESVDAFQHLIYNPDKCGEDSSPVHTSTFLSNTLKKKCEESDSESPATFSTEEPSFYPCTKCNVNFREKKHLHRHMMYHLDGNSHFRHLNVPRPYACRECGRTFRDRNSLLKHMIIHQERRQKLMEEIRELKELQDEGRSARLQCPQCVFGTNCPKTFVQHAKTHEKDKRYYCCEECNFMAVTENELECHRGIAHGAVVKCPIVSSDIAQRKTQKKTFMKDSVIGSSKKSATYICKMCPFTTSARSILKKHMEYLHSSSCVDSYGSPLGLDKRKSDILEEPIDIDSTKPLIKQQSTTFPKNSALKQDVKRTFGSSSQSSNFSKFHKRPHRVQKARKSIAQSGVNVCNQNNSHKTVMIKSSTDQKPKYFHQAAKEKSNAKANSNYLYRHKYENYRMIKKSGESYPLHFKKEEASSLNSLHLFSSSSNSHNNSFISDPQNSDTKRPESFREHRRVAVKRVVKESKKESSVGGEDLDSYPDFLHKMTVVVLQKLNSAEKKDSYETEDESSWDNVELGDYTTQAIEDETYNDINQEHVNLFPLFKSKVEGQEPGENATLSYDQNDGFYFEYYEDAGTNNFLHEIHDPQHLENAETSLSKHSSVFHWTDLSLEKKSCPYCPATFETGVGLSNHVRGHLHRAGLSYEARHVVSPEQIATSDKMQHFKRTGTGTPVKRVRKGKFPRG
- the LOC125917568 gene encoding zinc finger protein 644-like is translated as MITLQKILMLLLKNFFLAIEKSETTSEHTCQLCGGWFDTKIGLSNHVRGHLKRLGKTKWDAHKSPICVLNEMMQNEEKYEKILKALNSRRIIPRPFVAQKLASSDDFLSQNVIPLEAYRNGLKTEALSVSASEEEGLSFLNEYDETKPELPSGKKNQSLTLIELLKNKRMGEERNSAISPQKIHNQTARKRFVQKCVLPLSEDSPLMYQPQRMDLTMHSGMPVKLRTCVHCNTTFTSAVSLSNHLRAYARKKSAGLLTGTALDCKQKKSRSRSGSKKKMLTLPHGADEVYILRCRFCGLVFRGPLSVQEDWIKHLQRHIVNANLPRTGAGMVEVTSLLKKPASITETSFSLLMAEAAS